The Pieris brassicae chromosome 3, ilPieBrab1.1, whole genome shotgun sequence genome contains the following window.
ATGTTGAATTCGCCTTTCAATTTCTAAACAGTTGTTGTCCTTGTTAAAGCTGATTGTTCTtctaggtaggttaggttagttgtaTATTTCAGAATTACTTACTATCAGATTTGACTTCTCCGTACTGTTTGTCATTAGCATTATTTTTGTgaggttatttatttaagaccTACCTTCCTACTAGCCGCATTTAATGGTTGAATCATGAAAATCACTTGTAATTTTGAGATTGATTTGACTCTGCCCGTGTTGTTActgtatatactttttatattggtATATACTCCTACACTACCTCTTGCTCTATTAGTGCTTTTCTGAATCTTGCTAAAACTGGTAATGAATAaactttgttaaaaaattattttaccttgAATAACCATCTCCATATAAGTCAAATCTTGCAATGCCTCATACGTGAGTCCCCCATTTCTCTCCACAACTTCTCTGATCTCTTTTCGCATTTTCTCTTGAACTTCAGGGTGCGATGCCAGCTCAAGAAAGAGAAAAGCAAGAGTGGAAGACGTCGTCTCAAAACCTCCGAGGAAGATTATGAACGCGTTGGCCGATATAATCATATCCgctgtaaaataatatgtttcttTAGACTTTggcctttttattaaatataccaaACAAATGCAAAATTGCTAATGACAAACTTATTACAGGTCTAATATCCATGTATAGTTATATTCagtatatattcaatattctTTCCGTTTTTGGTAGGAGTTATACTGAACGATAAGCCTCGAATATTTGAATGTCACAGTTGTCAGTCGAGTTCAAAGCTAGCGAGCGAGCGAGTTAAGTGTCGATGATACACAAACTTTCGAAACAAAAGGTACACGTCGCATACGTATATGTTGTTAAGCGCAAAACTCGAAGACAGCTGGACCAATTcgagtatttttaaatgtattccttgaactctgaggCTTATGTTCCGGAAatgcaaacaatttttatggGGCAGCATAATGTTCCATATGTTTGTATGAAGCTACTTAAAAGGTAAGCTAAGTAAAAAAGGCGAAACGAAGAtgctagtaaataaattaaagtatatttttatatataaatagtatatcgTAAGAATACTTAGCTAAAACTTTACGTTCATGAGACAATTAAATGCGGGATAGCTACCCTTACTTGATCTGTGGTAAACCGAGCTATTCAAATCTTGCTAATTCTAAGACTTACACAAGGATAGGCTTACTTATTATGAAAAAGATTAAGTATAGTTTTGGCACTTTTGCACCATCACTATGTGATATTTGACCATTAaagtatttagaaataatttcgAATTAGGGTGAATTATATTGGTGAAATATCCAATTACTttacatttctttattttttaacacatcGTTGAAAgaacataatacaattgacagaattaaatgaaaaggaaagGCAACTGGTGGCTTTATTGCTTTTGAACTagtccaggcaaccactgtgaaaaaaaaatggatgcaagaagtgcaaaaatacatattacataaagttattaagacaaagttaaaataaaatcaaaaaaacgAAACTTAAAAAGACAcaatatgaaaaagaaaaagttacCAAAAGTTAAGTTGTTTACCAGCTACAAGCCAGCGACTACACTAGCAGCGATAACACAAGGCTTGTAAACTAGCATACAAGTCAACCTTTCTTTATGGATAGTCAACTAGAAAATTGTTCTATGCCGATGATACGGGGCGAGTTTACAACCTACtagtaaaaaagtattataccTACATGTAATATAGTAGTTGGATATTGTGcctatattttgtaaatagcgACATCTATTGTCTTGCGCATtacatttttagtatataGACCAGCAACATCATTTAACCTTTACTAATTTTTTCTTGATCGCAGACAAGATAAAGTAACAACAGAACAGACTACAGTTCAGACATTAAGACATATAAACACATTAAGTTCAATTAAtatgtgtaatttatttaaaaaataatattttaataaaaaatttctaAAGCGCCTAcacaaaatgtattacaaaTGTTTTGTTGCGTTCAACGGAtttgcgttttttttttaacaaacgaGAAAAAGACACACCTGAACCCTTACTCTGTATCTTCAAATAGCGATTCCGATCTTAAAAAGTTTTGGTACACCGCGGTCCGCGACATCAGCGCAACCAATATAAAAAGAACTACAGCAATCTTGTATAAACATTGGTCGCTCATGTTAAGGAACAGATCCACTCTCACTGCCACTCGCAAGTGTCTTTCCGAACAATTAATAATCGGTACTCTCTATTCTTagaagaccctaagtcgaattggtttgaaaatattttaattgtcagctggttccacatactgGTAGAGCAAAAGTGCCTTAAAACGCTTACTTGTAGAAGTTTGTGTGTGTATATTTAATCTTCTTCACATTTAGTAATTCCATCTTACAAGGCCCGTCGTGTAAGTCTTAGAATTAGCAAGATGTGAATGAATAGCTCGGTTTTACCACAGATTAGGCAAAGCCGTCTACCTCGCAATTATTTTTCTCGTGAACGTGAATAGTGTTAtctcatatattattaaaatataataaaaatacacttgtTCACTAGCTGCCATCCGTGAACTTTATTTCAccttaatatgatatttttacttagCGTACCATTTCAGTAGCTGCATGCCAGCATATGGAACATTATCCTATGCTGTCCCTAGAAACTGTTCGCATTTCCGGATTAAGGAGTTTCCTCAGCGTTTAAGGaataggtaaaaataatacacaatGTGGTCCAGCCATCTTTGTGTCTTGCACTTagaaacatattttgcgattcattttatttgtatacataaacattttgttaatagtacatataaaaaaccccaattttaatgaaatcaaaTCGCATTCGTTTTTAAAACTCTGCAGTTATTTAAGCTGTATTCGAcagttttatacatttaaatagaactacatatttattattaggttatattaatataatgcacttaatatataaataaaattcatcaGGCTATGAACAAATATAACTCATACTAGtatctaagaaataaaaataaatctagtaCGAGACTCGTatcagtatatttatttttaaaatgattactatcattttatttcatacataacaatcaatatcagatatatattatcttgtttaattatttgtctaactatataataaaaatcgggatttaatttatttactattgcaGTCGTAACTCtgaacaaaattaaacttatagtGCCGATTTAACTACCCTGTGTGAACCTCTGAAAGACGACTAGAGCCTAGAGGAACATGAGGATAACGCATCAAAAGATGTAATCCTTGATACTAACGTTGATATAATAAGATCATTAGTGaaacattgttattatattattgaaaacttCGCTATTACTTGACATAATATTCCTTTTTGAACTACATACAACATACCGAtttctaaacatattttaacacctatcaaaaaatgtatcaataaATTAAGGTTTTGTACTACgtacttatatataatgatgttacttttgaataaaactgtttaacgGAAATGCGagttaattactttatttactaACATATTTAGCAATGAGAAAGAGAAAatgtaaatgatattataaaatggcGTTTGTATCTTTcaaagaagttttattttaatgtgtagTACTCACGTGCACAGAAAAAAGGTATCTGTCTCATTTTATCACAAcctaaacacaatttaaaagaaagagacgaaagattACTTTAGTCAAAAGAGTGCAATTACACTAAATTAGCTTTAAGATATTACTTTTATGAAcacttacttattttataatcattttcaTCGTCGCACTTTTCATCACTCTGAAGTGCCATCATCATGTCGATGAAATCTCCTCTCTTCTCCTGTACTCCACAAGACCTGTCCCTTAACACCTTAGTCACGATGTTGTAGAAGAAGTCGTGGGTCTTCTTAGGGATTATacgaattttgaaaaataacacAAACGCTGGCCAAAATTGCCGCATTGTTctgaaatcaataaattaactataaaatgAAGTgctttaatttcataaaatgcaCTGATAATATCTTATAACGAAAGCTATttctatgtattaatattataatttaaaatatccatATGATATAAGAAAATTGCTTCTTTTTATAGAAGGTAACGGACGCGAAGATTTTGGTTATATCTGagtcaaattataaataagctTTACAATCAAAATAGTGAAATTTTGCCTAAAGGAGTTTGCCTTTGACACACCTTTCCTGTGTCCTATTTAGCCGCCGTTTAAATGAACCCATATACTGTCCCATGTGATAAAGGGGAGAGGGGGCTAGGAGTTCCACTCCTTTGCTATCTTTAAGAAATGACGAAGAAACTTCAGCGTGCTGCTCGATGAGCGTTGTTTGAAAGGGGTTGACGGAATCAGATTGTGTAGTTCCATATATTCACCGGAGTGTAACCTATAAAAGACTGAAAGGCAGGCAACATAAATGGGTTGGACttacttttgaaaaatattgaacCAGCTCATTTCATAAAACGCATGTAAGGCTACGGCGAATGGATCTTTTGAATTATACATGACATTGCTTTTAAGACCGAAAGCACATGGTACGATCGCATCAGCTGTGTATCCTCCAACTAATTTCTCTGCATCCACTTTTACACAGTTTTTCTTagcattaattattttactatccTCACTCGAACGAGTACTCTTTGGTGACTTCTTGTGTTCTATTCCTTTTATATCTTCaccaaaacttattaaatcaTCAATAGTTGAGTTATTGTTCCCATCGATTTCttctttagttttaatatttgaattcccgtttagatttttattatgttcaaTGTCATTATGTTGAGTCAATTTTTTGACTCGTTCAACGAATTCATTAGCCGTATTCTCTAAAATAGGAAACATTCCTCGAAGCTTATTTGGcctgaaaaattaattaaatttataaacacagGTAAACTATCAAAAATACTGTGACTGACTCCTAGTTTTCGAATCTTCAAAGTTCACATATAAGTAACATTCAGACAAGGTTTATCCTACGACAAATACTTACGAGAAAATGGGTGATATCTTTGCTCGTAACCTTTTCCATTCGCTTCCTCGCAAAAAAAGTATGGATTCAGCCAAAGGGTCCGTATACTTGTTGAAAAAGAACCCTCTATCGGTGAAGTGGTAGAAATCGTTGACACACATACGTTTGATAATATCTGGGTCACAGACCACTAAAGTTCTTTGGTAGAACTGGTGGGTGcctgttaaatatattatgttattattccTAAACGTTAAATATAGAAATCTTTATACTACCGTACCACTGTTTTATGCAATGCAACGGTTAATaacgtttttgtttttaacccTCTAGGTCCAGAAACGATTATTGTGTCGGCGGGATCCGAATCACGATCTTCAAGATATACGTATTGCCAAATAAGTTTCGGACTTGTTTTTTGACACGAGAATCCATGTCTAAATTTACGTAAAAtttcgaaaataaattaaaatgaatatctTAAGACCAATATTGTTGACTTTTTCATACCTTCACTAAAAACCCATCACCGAAATActatagtaataatagtataacACCGAATAcgtataaaagtttatatatgaaacaaattacattattgCATTTTGAAACGCTGCCCCACACTTGGACATTCCTATGATCAGTCATCAGACTAATCCGAGATACAGCAAAGAAAactaattgaatatttaataaaaaaatattccgtATATTAtagcatttaataaactggcctATATTTATACCAACTTCCCCACATAACATCCGATTGATAATTGTTATCATCATAATATGAGTTTTTAACGTAGACCTtcaagtaattattaatttccttcTAAATAAGGTTAAGGTGATccacatttgttttatattaatatacagaTATCGTATAGCCCctgtattatgtttaatagCTGAATAATTTACACTCTTATAAAActctctataaaatatttatgcttATTGCACTGATAAGGAGTTACGCCTTTGTTTAATgactatttctattaaaaatggccagtaaaataatgtttgattatgataagaaaataaagCAACTAAGTAGGTCCTAAAAAGTATCTTGAAAGTTAAGGATTGCCTATTAATAATTAGGTTCCTAATAGGTTTATTGGGAAGATAGATTTATACGACCAATCAGTCATCTCTGCGTGCTCTGGACGCACAGTAGGGACTTGTATCTTACGGGCTTTCAATTAAGACTCTTCCCTGAGAAAGATTgctttattattctaattatattGGAAATACTAGTTTcgtgataatttttctttgaatAGGCAAACACACACAACACTCTgggcctgacacacgtcgttGATATTTGTGTCTAAGGAATGCTGGTCTCCGCTGATGTATTCCACCACTAATCAATAAGTATTAAATACTAGAACTTTTCTACTCACCAAAAAATCGTTTCTCTTTATGTTCATCATAAATCCTCTTAAAACACATGCCTCCTTGTTCTTTCACAGTAGCCACAGTGCCTATATGTCCGACGAAAGGTAATGCTGGGGGTGAAAATATTCCTCGTTTTTCCCAATAGTCATAATCGTATGTTAGCAGATGCATCAATAATCTTATTATAACAACGCAccatagtaaataaaatattatatcactTTTGATGAAACAATTTTGAAACACTAAAATTAAGAACACTGACACTGTTGAAATTTTTCTTAATCGaaacattttgatatttttcattaacttCTCTTCACCATTATTGCGTTATTTTTGACTTGGGTTATAattagtaaacaaaaaaaaacttttagatTTCTACGCTTGATAGTTTATGAATTCGGCTTGACCTGCGCACGCGCTGCGGCCAAATGAACAAACAAAAGATCGTGCGCGCGATGCTGTAATAGAGAAAGTTCGTACGCAATTCTTAACGAAACCTGAGATTTGTCAGCCCTTTAATACTATCGCGGAACGACagactaattaaattaataaataactctaGATAAATTTGTCAAttgactaaaaataaaatcgttaagaaaaaaatctccAAGGAAACACTGGCTACTGTTGTCGGTTGTAAGCACTTCATACAActgaattaattacaaaataaattaagttagatttttttaaattcattaaaaagttagaatacttataatttaggACAATTCATGAGGGaaatttatatctaatttgtatttttactaattaccTAAAATA
Protein-coding sequences here:
- the LOC123707634 gene encoding probable cytochrome P450 6a23; the encoded protein is MKNIKMFRLRKISTVSVFLILVFQNCFIKSDIIFYLLWCVVIIRLLMHLLTYDYDYWEKRGIFSPPALPFVGHIGTVATVKEQGGMCFKRIYDEHKEKRFFGTHQFYQRTLVVCDPDIIKRMCVNDFYHFTDRGFFFNKYTDPLAESILFLRGSEWKRLRAKISPIFSPNKLRGMFPILENTANEFVERVKKLTQHNDIEHNKNLNGNSNIKTKEEIDGNNNSTIDDLISFGEDIKGIEHKKSPKSTRSSEDSKIINAKKNCVKVDAEKLVGGYTADAIVPCAFGLKSNVMYNSKDPFAVALHAFYEMSWFNIFQKTMRQFWPAFVLFFKIRIIPKKTHDFFYNIVTKVLRDRSCGVQEKRGDFIDMMMALQSDEKCDDENDYKITDMIISANAFIIFLGGFETTSSTLAFLFLELASHPEVQEKMRKEIREVVERNGGLTYEALQDLTYMEMVIQETLRLYPPFPTVQRMCTKDYTVPETGAVVEQGTIVLFPTLGVQRDEQYFENASQFIPERWSEGKSAPRPGVYMPFGDGPRYCIGKRFAIIQMKCCLARLLPQILIKPVGGHIRTQPFIADPLCPMTLHPTDSRVIITSL